GGCGGAAGCCGCGGAAATCCTTCCCCATCTCGCCCAGCTCGTAGGCGTCCGGCCCCTCTGGCCCCTTCGGCCCCGATTTCCACTCCCAGGGCCCGTTGCCGGCGGAGAGGTGGACGACGGGGTGGTGGGGGGCGTGGGCATCGATGGTGATGATGCTGGAGCTGTCCCGCTCAGAGGGCGAGCGGTACTGCGAGGAGTCGGAGCTGGTGGAGGACGAGGACGTCTCTGAGTGCTTGGGGGTGACGGAGACGATGCTCTGCTGCTTGGACATGGCGATGACCTGCATCAGGCGCGGGGGGTTGGCCACCCGCTGCGCCCCTCCCTTCTCCGCCACCATCACCCACTTGGCCCGCACggccgccccgctgccggccgGGACGCCGGCGCCCGCCTGGCTCTCCTCGGGGATGTGCACCAGCTGCGAGGCGCCCGGCCGGGGCTGGATGAGGACGCGGGGTCCCATGGCTGCCCGCTCAGCCGAGCGCGCTTGCACCGTGGGGTAGAGGGAGGGGGGGACGTCCTCGTCGGCGTCCCCGGCGCCCCGGCCGTGcgcctcctcctctgccagtGTCATGCTCCGGCCCTCCAGCGACTTCTGCTTCCACTCGGTGATGAGCTGCTTGGAGCGGGAGGCGTCCACGGGGACGTGGATGGTCATGTGGCGCCGCGCGGGGTCGTCCATGGAGGGCGTGTTGACGCGGGGCAGGGTGTTGCTGAAGGTCACCATGTTCTCCTTGCCCATGGGGCTGCGGGGGGCCAGCAGGTCCACGTCCACGCTGGCCCGCttcaggctgcccagggagtTCTTCTCCCGCGGCACCGGCCGCGCCGCCTCCTCCAGCCGTGTCTGCGGGTTTAGCTCGTCGGTGCTCACCGACTTGTTCTGGTGGTAGACGGAGTCGTGGCCCCGCTGCGTCAGCGCCCGCAGCGCATCCTTGGCCGGTGCCGGCACCGGGACCCTCTCCGTTGGGGCGCGGAAGTTGCCGACAGCGTGGTAAGCCTGCGGGAGGGAGAGCGCGGGGtcagcccggccccggggacGGCGGCTCGCGCCGAGGGTGGGGACCAGCACCCACCAGGTATGCGGCGATGCCGGAGCCGATCAGGAAGCCCACGTAGACGTCGGCGGGGTGGCTGCGGTACTGAGTGATCTGGGTCAGGCCGCAGATACCGGCA
This region of Gymnogyps californianus isolate 813 chromosome 24, ASM1813914v2, whole genome shotgun sequence genomic DNA includes:
- the PLPPR3 gene encoding phospholipid phosphatase-related protein type 3 — encoded protein: MIPPKEKARAPKDSMTLLPCFYFVELPIVASSIVTLYFLELTDLFKPAKVGFQCYDRALSMPYVETNEELIPLLMLLSLAFAAPAASIMVGEGIVYCLQSRLKGRAGAEGSINAGGCNFNSFLRRTVRFVGVHVFGLCATALVTDVIQLATGYHAPFFLTVCKPNYTLLGTPCDANPYITQDICSGMDKHAILSARKTFPSQHATLSAFAAVYVSMYFNSIISDSTKLLKPILVFAFAIAAGICGLTQITQYRSHPADVYVGFLIGSGIAAYLAYHAVGNFRAPTERVPVPAPAKDALRALTQRGHDSVYHQNKSVSTDELNPQTRLEEAARPVPREKNSLGSLKRASVDVDLLAPRSPMGKENMVTFSNTLPRVNTPSMDDPARRHMTIHVPVDASRSKQLITEWKQKSLEGRSMTLAEEEAHGRGAGDADEDVPPSLYPTVQARSAERAAMGPRVLIQPRPGASQLVHIPEESQAGAGVPAGSGAAVRAKWVMVAEKGGAQRVANPPRLMQVIAMSKQQSIVSVTPKHSETSSSSTSSDSSQYRSPSERDSSSIITIDAHAPHHPVVHLSAGNGPWEWKSGPKGPEGPDAYELGEMGKDFRGFRPAKSAGVSPGSSVSDMEQDEPRYGSLAAIPGATGGGGERGDAPPEGLLGTASRESTLRRKPAERDGQVDSEVDHYYKKMQASRRFKD